Proteins encoded by one window of Vitis riparia cultivar Riparia Gloire de Montpellier isolate 1030 chromosome 11, EGFV_Vit.rip_1.0, whole genome shotgun sequence:
- the LOC117925315 gene encoding VIN3-like protein 1, protein MDLEDKFLAKASGVQSLSSSVQSTPEKHGHSDDASRSPELLQEFLKSGPKKELLRSCFTKEKKHSASSKCKMAEQVVKTSNKTFKNQDARKVSSSPNNQSTSRKHHRKGENPIRLPLATEQSPDFVCSNSWVCKNSACRAVLSIEDTFCKRCSCCICHRFDDNKDPSLWLVCTSESSHEDSCGLSCHIDCALLRNKVGVVDLGQLMQLDGSYCCATCGKVSGILGCWKKQLLIAKDARRVDVLCHRIWLSYRLLDGTSRFKELHEIIRDAKAKLETEVGPVNGVSAKMARGIVSRLSIAGDVQKLCSLAIEKADEWLGSVSNKNPNSREDSLPAACRFLFEEVTSSSIVIVLVELSVLSPDNIEGYKLWYCKSREETHQKEPICFIPKTQRRVLISNLQPCTEYSFRIISYTKSGDLGHSEAKCFTKSVEIIYKSSNSTIMQNGEKENPLIEGNSSSAKREPKNTTAAESSPDFKVRELGKVLRMAWAQEKGSLDKFCRMDLEECCGVTKLVKPEKAEEHQLPLVSRELDLNVVSVPDLNEVLTPPIESFRDEDNVYSLARAVEADEDDVSHDVVIEKNCLARSHGSGDSQTWTRGLGGEVPDVDSRAGLCRKRAASTNGEARDCDSTLINGSPFRVANGSGCLDENFEYCVKIIRWLECEGHIKQEFRLKLLTWFSLRSTEQERRVVNTFIQTLIDDPSSLAGQLVDSFSDIISNKRPRNGFCSKLWH, encoded by the exons ATGGATTTGGAAGATAAATTTCTTGCTAAAG CTTCTGGTGTTCAAAGTCTTTCTTCTAGTGTGCAAAGCACCCCAGAGAAACATGGACATTCAGATGATGCTTCAAGGAGTCCGGAACTTCTCCAAGAATTTCTGAAATCTGGTCCTAAGAAGGAACTTCTTAGAAGTTGCTTTACTAAGGAAAAGAAACACTCAGCTTCATCAAAGTGTAAAATGGCAGAACAAGTTGTGAAGACGAGTAATAAAACATTTAAGAACCAGGATGCAAGAAAAGTTTCTTCCAGTCCCAACAATCAATCTACATCTAGAAAACACCACAGGAAGGGGGAAAATCCCATTCGATTACCATTAGCTACAGAGCAGTCTCCAGATTTTGTATGTTCAAACTCATGGGTCTGTAAAAATTCTGCTTGTAGAGCGGTTCTATCCATAGAAGATACTTTTTGCAAGAGGTGCTCTTGCTGCATCTGTCACCGATTTGATGATAATAAGGACCCTAGTCTTTGGTTGGTATGCACATCAGAATCTAGTCATGAAGACTCCTGTGGGTTATCTTGCCACATTGATTGTGCCCTCCTGCGCAACAAGGTGGGGGTTGTTGATCTTGGGCAATTGATGCAGCTAGATGGGAGTTATTGCTGTGCAACTTGTGGCAAGGTTTCTGGGATACTTGG ATGTTGGAAAAAGCAACTTCTCATAGCCAAGGATGCTCGCCGCGTGGATGTCCTATGTCATAGGATATGGTTGAGTTACAGGCTTCTGGATGGTACTTCTAGGTTTAAGGAACTACATGAAATCATAAGAGATGCCAAGGCCAAACTTGAAACAGAGGTTGGCCCAGTTAATGGGGTTTCAGCTAAGATGGCACGGGGCATCGTGAGCAGACTCTCTATTGCAGGTGATGTGCAGAAACTGTGCTCTCTTGCAATTGAGAAAGCAGATGAATGGCTTGGCTCCGTTTCTAACAAGAATCCAAATTCCAGAG AGGATTCACTTCCTGCAGCTTGCAGATTCTTATTCGAAGAAGTGACTTCGTCTTCTATTGTGATTGTTTTGGTAGAACTGTCTGTTCTGTCACCTGATAATATCGAGGGCTATAAGCTCTGGTATTGCAAGAGCAGAGAAGAGACCCACCAGAAAGAGCCAATCTGTTTCATTCCAAAAACTCAGAGAAGGGTGTTAATATCCAACCTGCAGCCCTGCACCGAGTACAGCTTTCGGATAATCTCTTATACAAAATCTGGTGATTTGGGTCACTCAGAAGCAAAGTGCTTCACAAAGAGCGTGGAGATTATCTACAAGAGTTCCAACTCAACCATCATGCAGAATGGTGAAAAAGAGAATCCCCTGATTGAAGGAAACTCTTCTAGTGCTAAGAGAGAGCCAAAGAATACAACAGCTGCTGAATCTTCTCCTGACTTCAAGGTGCGAGAGCTTGGAAAGGTTTTGCGTATGGCTTGGGCTCAAGAGAAAGGCTCCTTAGATAAGTTTTGCAGGATGGACTTAGAAGAATGCTGTGGAGTAACCAAACTGGTTAAGCCTGAAAAAGCAGAAGAACATCAGTTGCCGTTGGTTTCACGTGAGCTCGACTTGAATGTTGTTTCAGTGCCTGATCTGAATGAAGTGCTTACCCCGCCAATAGAGTCCTTCAGAGATGAAGACAATGTATACTCTTTGGCGCGGGCTGTTGAGGCAGATGAAGATGATGTTTCTCATGATGTTGTGATAGAGAAGAACTGTCTTGCAAGATCACATGGTAGTGGTGATTCACAGACCTGGACCCGTGGACTGGGTGGAGAAGTTCCGGATGTTGATTCCCGAGCAGGGTTGTGCAGGAAAAGAGCAGCAAGCACAAATGGAGAGGCACGCGACTGCGATAGCACTCTGATAAATGGTTCACCATTCCGAGTTGCCAACGGATCAGGTTGTTTAGATGAGAACTTTGAGTACTGTGTGAAGATCATCCGATGGCTGGAATGCGAGGGCCATATTAAGCAGGAATTTAGGTTGAAATTGCTGACGTGGTTTAGCTTGAGATCAACAGAGCAAGAACGCAGGGTAGTTAACACCTTTATTCAAACTCTAATTGACGACCCAAGCAGCTTGGCGGGGCAGTTGGTCGACTCCTTTTCAGACATTATCTCCAACAAGAGGCCACGGAATGGGTTCTGCAGTAAACTGTGGCACTGA
- the LOC117925758 gene encoding uncharacterized protein LOC117925758, producing MATLTVLPLLIFFILFPHSYSDPDPTSKTLDSNISAAHAELSNYGFPVGLLPTNVIDYSINQTSGEFSVKLGYSCKFTLPPDNYLATYSPKISGKIVHGHIASLAGIRVRAFFQWWSITGIRSSGDNLVFEVGVVTAKYPAKNFHETPVCEGHRSVM from the coding sequence ATGGCGACGCTCACCGTCCTTCCTctcctcatcttcttcatcctcttccCCCATTCTTATTCAGACCCTGATCCTACTTCTAAAACTTTGGATTCCAATATTTCGGCCGCTCACGCTGAACTCAGCAACTACGGCTTTCCAGTCGGTCTTCTTCCCACCAACGTCATAGACTATTCCATCAATCAGACCTCTGGAGAATTTTCCGTCAAACTCGGCTACTCCTGCAAATTCACGCTCCCTCCCGACAACTACTTGGCCACCTACTCCCCCAAGATCTCCGGCAAGATTGTCCATGGCCACATCGCCAGCCTTGCCGGCATTAGGGTTAGGGCTTTCTTCCAGTGGTGGTCCATCACTGGGATTCGTTCCTCCGGCGATAATTTGGTCTTTGAGGTTGGCGTCGTCACGGCCAAGTACCCGGCCAAGAATTTCCACGAGACTCCTGTTTGTGAGGGGCATAGATCGGTTATGTAA
- the LOC117924709 gene encoding protein SODIUM POTASSIUM ROOT DEFECTIVE 2 has translation MGKFSFGRVLDCFCLSSGSTSCFCINSLEAQDEFERKPLIVSDDDRQLVRLKDVIAEKQTLAFQLKPKMVVLRVSMHCNGCARKVEKHISKMEGVTSYQVDLESKMVVVVGDIVPFEVLESVSKVKVAELWKNP, from the exons ATGGGGAAATTCAGTTTTGGCAGGGTGTTAGATTGTTTTTGTCTTTCTTCGGGATCGACCTCTTGTTTCTGCATCAACTCCTTGGAAGCCCAAGATGAGTTTGAGAGAAAGCCATTGATTGTCAGTGATGATGATAGGCAGCTGGTCAGACTGAAGGATGTTATTGCTGAGAAGCAGACCCTGGCTTTTCAGTTAAAGCCTAAG ATGGTGGTGCTAAGGGTGTCCATGCACTGCAATGGTTGTGCAAGAAAAGTTGAGAAGCACATCTCGAAGATGGAAG gAGTGACCTCCTACCAAGTGGACCTAGAGAGCaagatggtggtggtggttggaGACATTGTCCCCTTTGAAGTGTTGGAAAGTGTCTCTAAAGTGAAGGTTGCAGAGCTTTGGAAGAACCCATGA
- the LOC117924896 gene encoding protein MLN51 homolog isoform X1 has product MEGEEDALNENDSDDSMLPMARRRKEASDEDDDGSEFEDRARSRTVDRSARFGSGNESDGLSEAQLYDDDEESYTEEEKVEEVEVVVELPESDAERTGLHGEDKRNEEKMNMEPFLVPKFGSFYLHDDRSRDTGGRGRRRRVVSGSKLWETKDEQKWGHDKFEEMMQQERQHQESNVRRISSDRSQGNSKSQGHGSGNVKGTRYRPHENSDNQNKSSKVVRGRGPIRYKSLTRSKNIIPSTKSKQSGQSLETTSNTNSERVLLHTSDSQSVPLARMKCVAASSSSSAWLYPDGSTNHLSVAQKWDAKPGGTSRCQLMSVLLDENFATSKPGVFQRRNTIAHPVDPNRFHFKSVHPVGGHCLTNLPSHSSVSLSTDTGGSPLSLDQGRHPSVQPRPLQGTVQPPLWGPVQKSSQHSEFGSQTSSEALAVNSSESGALVSLPGGKSKHALDGKGTVIVEGNKRGNLYRRGGQNFPATPGNFPVMQFGDQHHGGLGFPPVCTCLTCYSSLSKHGFGNSDIAWDRCQTPTLPILVAATVGLGAACCSPYIAAHPVRQASPVGVSGKARGTNMVSGGRIPTDEPGH; this is encoded by the exons ATGGAAGGAGAAGAAGACGCTTTGAATGAGAACGATTCAGACGACTCCATGTTGCCAATGGCGAGGCGAAGGAAAGAAGCGAGTGACGAGGATGACGATGGCAGTGAATTCGAGGACAGAGCAAGGTCTCGCACGGTTGATCGTAGTGCCCGCTTTGGCTCCGGCAATGAATCTGACGGTCTCAGTGAGGCACAGCtgtatgatgatgatgaagaatcaTATACAGAAGAGGAAAAAGTGGAAGAGGTTGAGGTTGTGGTGGAGCTGCCGGAATCGGATGCGGAGCGGACAGGGCTTCACGGTGAGGATAAGCGAAACGAAGAGAAGATGAATATGGAACCGTTCTTGGTTCCGAAATTCGGCTCTTTCTACTTGCACGATGATCGGTCCAGAGATACAGGTGGTCGTGGTCGGCGCCG GCGTGTTGTTAGCGGAAGTAAGTTGTGGGAGACCAAAGATGAACAGAAATGGGGCCATGACAAGTTTGAAGAGATGATGCAGCAGGAAAGGCAACATCAGGAGTCTAAT GTTAGGAGGATTAGTTCAGATCGTTCTCAAGGTAATAGTAAGAGTCAAGGCCATGGAAGTGGCAATGTGAAAGGAACGAGGTATAGACCCCATGAAAACTCTGACAATCAGAACAAATCATCAAAAGTTGTAAGAGGGAGAGGGCCTATAAGATATAAATCTCTAACAAGGAGCAAAAATATAATCCCATCAACAAAAAGCAAACA GTCTGGACAGTCCCTGGAAACAACTTCAAACACCAATTCAGAGAGAGTATTATTACACACTTCAGATTCACAGTCTGTTCCGCTTGCCCGTATGAAGTGTGTTGCTGCATCAAGTTCGAGTTCTGCTTGGCTATATCCAGATGGTTCTACCAATCATCTCTCTGTCGCACAGAAATGGGATGCAAAACCTGGAGGTACCAGTAGATGTCAGCTGATGTCTGTATTGCTGGACGAGAATTTTGCTACGTCAAAACCTGGTGTATTTCAACGACGGAACACTATAGCTCATCCTGTTGACCCCAATCGGTTCCACTTTAAGTCTGTTCATCCGGTTGGTGGACATTGTTTGACCAATCTGCCTTCACATTCTTCTGTGAGCCTGTCAACTGATACGGGTGGATCTCCCCTGTCCTTGGATCAG GGACGGCATCCTTCTGTTCAACCAAGGCCTCTTCAAGGCACAGTTCAACCTCCTTTATGGGGTCCCGTACAGAAGTCGAGTCAGCATTCTGAGTTTGGATCTCAAACTTCTTCTGAAGCCTTGGCAGTGAATTCATCTGAATCTGGAGCATTGGTATCTCTACCAGGAGgtaaatcaaaacatgcattgGATGGAAAAGGAACAGTCATCGTCGAAGGAAATAAAAGGGGTAACCTATATAGAAGAGGCGGTCAGAACTTTCCTGCTACCCCAGGAAATTTTCCAG TGATGCAATTTGGTGACCAGCATCATGGTGGTCTTGGATTTCCTCCTGTTTGTACGTGTCTCACTTGTTATTCGTCTCTATCCAAACATGGTTTTGGCAATTCTGATATAGCATG GGACAGGTGTCAAACCCCCACGTTGCCAATTTTGGTGGCTGCTACGGTAGGTTTAGGTGCTGCATGTTGTTCTCCCTACATTGCTGCTCATCCAGTGAGACAAGCATCTCCTGTTGGAGTATCTGG CAAGGCAAGGGGCACAAACATGGTTAGTGGTGGCAGAATACCTACTGATGAACCTG GACATTAA
- the LOC117924896 gene encoding protein MLN51 homolog isoform X2, producing MEGEEDALNENDSDDSMLPMARRRKEASDEDDDGSEFEDRARSRTVDRSARFGSGNESDGLSEAQLYDDDEESYTEEEKVEEVEVVVELPESDAERTGLHGEDKRNEEKMNMEPFLVPKFGSFYLHDDRSRDTGGRGRRRRVVSGSKLWETKDEQKWGHDKFEEMMQQERQHQESNVRRISSDRSQGNSKSQGHGSGNVKGTRYRPHENSDNQNKSSKVVRGRGPIRYKSLTRSKNIIPSTKSKQSGQSLETTSNTNSERVLLHTSDSQSVPLARMKCVAASSSSSAWLYPDGSTNHLSVAQKWDAKPGGTSRCQLMSVLLDENFATSKPGVFQRRNTIAHPVDPNRFHFKSVHPVGGHCLTNLPSHSSVSLSTDTGGSPLSLDQGRHPSVQPRPLQGTVQPPLWGPVQKSSQHSEFGSQTSSEALAVNSSESGALVSLPGGKSKHALDGKGTVIVEGNKRGNLYRRGGQNFPATPGNFPVMQFGDQHHGGLGFPPVCTCLTCYSSLSKHGFGNSDIAC from the exons ATGGAAGGAGAAGAAGACGCTTTGAATGAGAACGATTCAGACGACTCCATGTTGCCAATGGCGAGGCGAAGGAAAGAAGCGAGTGACGAGGATGACGATGGCAGTGAATTCGAGGACAGAGCAAGGTCTCGCACGGTTGATCGTAGTGCCCGCTTTGGCTCCGGCAATGAATCTGACGGTCTCAGTGAGGCACAGCtgtatgatgatgatgaagaatcaTATACAGAAGAGGAAAAAGTGGAAGAGGTTGAGGTTGTGGTGGAGCTGCCGGAATCGGATGCGGAGCGGACAGGGCTTCACGGTGAGGATAAGCGAAACGAAGAGAAGATGAATATGGAACCGTTCTTGGTTCCGAAATTCGGCTCTTTCTACTTGCACGATGATCGGTCCAGAGATACAGGTGGTCGTGGTCGGCGCCG GCGTGTTGTTAGCGGAAGTAAGTTGTGGGAGACCAAAGATGAACAGAAATGGGGCCATGACAAGTTTGAAGAGATGATGCAGCAGGAAAGGCAACATCAGGAGTCTAAT GTTAGGAGGATTAGTTCAGATCGTTCTCAAGGTAATAGTAAGAGTCAAGGCCATGGAAGTGGCAATGTGAAAGGAACGAGGTATAGACCCCATGAAAACTCTGACAATCAGAACAAATCATCAAAAGTTGTAAGAGGGAGAGGGCCTATAAGATATAAATCTCTAACAAGGAGCAAAAATATAATCCCATCAACAAAAAGCAAACA GTCTGGACAGTCCCTGGAAACAACTTCAAACACCAATTCAGAGAGAGTATTATTACACACTTCAGATTCACAGTCTGTTCCGCTTGCCCGTATGAAGTGTGTTGCTGCATCAAGTTCGAGTTCTGCTTGGCTATATCCAGATGGTTCTACCAATCATCTCTCTGTCGCACAGAAATGGGATGCAAAACCTGGAGGTACCAGTAGATGTCAGCTGATGTCTGTATTGCTGGACGAGAATTTTGCTACGTCAAAACCTGGTGTATTTCAACGACGGAACACTATAGCTCATCCTGTTGACCCCAATCGGTTCCACTTTAAGTCTGTTCATCCGGTTGGTGGACATTGTTTGACCAATCTGCCTTCACATTCTTCTGTGAGCCTGTCAACTGATACGGGTGGATCTCCCCTGTCCTTGGATCAG GGACGGCATCCTTCTGTTCAACCAAGGCCTCTTCAAGGCACAGTTCAACCTCCTTTATGGGGTCCCGTACAGAAGTCGAGTCAGCATTCTGAGTTTGGATCTCAAACTTCTTCTGAAGCCTTGGCAGTGAATTCATCTGAATCTGGAGCATTGGTATCTCTACCAGGAGgtaaatcaaaacatgcattgGATGGAAAAGGAACAGTCATCGTCGAAGGAAATAAAAGGGGTAACCTATATAGAAGAGGCGGTCAGAACTTTCCTGCTACCCCAGGAAATTTTCCAG TGATGCAATTTGGTGACCAGCATCATGGTGGTCTTGGATTTCCTCCTGTTTGTACGTGTCTCACTTGTTATTCGTCTCTATCCAAACATGGTTTTGGCAATTCTGATATAGCATG CTAG